The window GTCTTCTATAACTTACCAACACAACATTTTGAACTTGTTCATTTACCACATCAGCTTGCGATAGATCTTCATGCACCTTATTTGTCGCTACTGCTAACCTTAGCTAACTTCAGTATACTTTATATAGTCAGGAGCCAGAAGCGTTTTTACCTGAGTCTGCTTTTGGTGTTTTACTTTACAGTTTTGATCATTATAATTTCTTCAAGAACTGCTTTTATTCTAAACCTGTTAGTGTTGTTTGCCTTCTTGTTTGATAGAGCAGTAAGCCTGAAAAGAGAAAAGGTATTCTATATATCATCTGTAATTTTTTTGTTCGGAGTATTCCTGTTGTTTATGTCTTATGGTCACATGCAGGAAAGATTCATGTCTGTATTCAGAGGCAGTGGTGAGGGTGTGTCGGAAAGGCTTCTCGTTTATAAAGCGGCAATTGCAATAATTTCTGATTTTCCGTTGTCGGGCGTTGGCGTTCAGCATGTGCAGGATGTATTGGTGCAGTACTATATGCAATTTGATTATGCTCCTTCAATGTATGTTCTTAATCCCCATAATGAGTATTTGTATAGTGGTGTTGCAATGGGCGTTTTAGGTATTTGTTTCATGTTAGCCATGCTGCTAACTCCTATTTACCTTTGTTTTAAAAATGGCAGGTTTTTGCTCATGCTCCCATACATTATCTTTGCAGTAGCATTTCTTACCGAAGTTCTTTTAGAAAGATTCTGGGGAGTTGCTTCATTCGTTTTATTTTATACTCTTTTTATACGCTTATCATCGGAATCAAAGCCTATTTTACAGGATACAGCCTCTGAAAAATTATTAATCAATGTTGCCAAATATCAATAAAGCTGCTCTGGTCCATGACTGGCTTATTACAGAGGGTGGTGCTGAAAAATGCGTTCAGTCCTTTCTGAATGTAAACCCCAACTTTGAGCTTTATTCCCTGATCGATTTCTTTTCTGATGAATACCGGCAGCGGATGTTGCAGGGCAAATATGCGCATACCAGTTTTATCCAGAAATTGCCAACTGCTAAATCAAACCATCGTAAATTTCTGCCCCTATTTCCTCTGGCAGTAGAGCAGTTTAATCTTACGGAGTACGATCTGATCTTATCTTCTTCTACGTCGGTTTCAAAAGGTGTGTTAACGCATAGCAATCAGTTGCATATATGTTACTGCCATTCTCCAATGCGCTATGCCTGGGACTTATACTATCAGTATTTAGAGGAGGCTGGTTTAAACAAGGGTGTAAAAGCGTGGCTGGCTAAATATATGCTACATCGCATGCGTACGTGGGATATTATCAGTACCAATCGTGTAGATCATTTCATTGCAAACTCATACTTCATTGCCAGGCGTATCAAGAAGGTATACCGGCGGGATGCCGATGTAATTTACCCGCCAGTTGATACGGCTGCTTTTAAGCTGCATGAAAATAAGGAGGAATTCTACCTTACTGCTTCCAGAATGGTTCCCTATAAAAAGATTGATATTATAGTGGAAGCTTTTAGCCACATGCCGGATAAAAAGCTGGTCGTTATTGGCAGTGGACCTGATTATGATAAGATAAAAGCTAAGGCTACAAAAAATGTTGAACTTTTAGGGTACCAGCCCTTCGAGGAGCTAAAGCATTATATGCAACGGGCTAAAGCTTTTATCTTTGCGGCAGAAGAAGATTTTGGTATTATTCCGGTAGAGGCCCAGGCATGCGGTACACCTGTGATAGCCTATGGCAGGGGAGGAAGCCTCGAAACTGTGTCGGCACCCCATACCGGGCTCTTTTTTTACGAGCAAACAGCAAAAGCAATAGGGGAGGCTGTGAAAGTTTTTGAAGCGCATAAAGTAAGTTTTGACCCCTTTAACATTCGCCAGCATGCAGAGAAATTCAGTGCTAAACGCTTTGAGGAACAGATTAAAGACTACATAAGCATCAAATATCAAGATTTCCTAACAAAAGGCTCTTGATGTTAAAACACAGAACGTTATGTAATTTTTTCAGTAATTCAGAATAAGAAATTATTATATCCTTCGTTAATTTGCAGGCCCTTAAAATAACAGAAGGCATATGGCGGTCCACAGGTACTCTAGGTTTTTAAACTCTTTTCAGATTCTGGGTGATTTGGCGGTTCTTAACCTTGCCTTTATACTTGCCTATTTTCTGAAGTTTGGTAACAGTGACTTTTTAGATAGCCACTTATACGGAGAGCTGTATTACTTTTTTAACATCAGCTGGCTGGTGTTAACTGCGCTTTACAAGCCATTCCAGATTGCCCGTACAGAGGTACTGTCAAAGGTACTACGAAGGCAGTTTAGCCTTATTATAATCCATTTATTAGTAATAACTGCTTTCCTCTTCATCGGGAAAAAAATCGATTACTCCAGGGAGCACCTGATTCTTACTTTTGCGCTGCTTGTTCTGATAGATTTTGGGTGGAAAGGGCTGTTCTTTTACGGACTGCAGTCTTACAGAAGCTATGGCTACAATACCAGGAATGTGGTGGTAATGGGGTATGGCGATCTGGCAGAAGAGTTAAAAAAACACTTTGATGAACATCCGGAGTATGGCTATAAGCTTTTAGGCTTTTTCGACAATAACAGATCCGGACAGAGTATTTTAGGCAAAATGGATGACCTTAAAAATTATGCCCTGCAAAATGAGATTGATGAAATTTACTGCTGCCTGCCCTATGTGCGCTATACGAAAGTAAAAGAGCTTTTAGATTTTGCTGATGCAAATATCATCAAAGTAAAACTAATTGCGGATTTCAGGGGCTTCTCGCAAAAGGGCTTTAAGCTTGAGCGTTATGACAATATCCCGGTGCTTAACATTACAGCGATACCCCTGGATGAGGTAAAAAACCGTGTGTTGAAGCGTGCCTTTGATGTTGCTTTTTCATTGGGTGTTTTGGCTGTAATCAGTCCTTTTTTGCTGATGGTAGCCTTGATCATCAAGCTTACTTCCAGAGGACCTATATTCTTTGTGCAGGAAAGAATTGGTAAAGATGGCCAGCCATTTAACATATACAAATTCCGCAGCATGCGTATTGATGCCGAGAAGTTTGGGCCGGCCCTTTCCTCAACGAATGATCCGCGCATTACCTGTTGGGGCAGATTTATGCGTAAAACACGTATAGATGAGCTGCCACAGTTTTTCAATGTGCTGAAGGGTGATATGGCGATTGTAGGTCCGCGTCCGGAAAGACAGTACTGGATCAACCAGATCATTGAAACATCTCCCCATTATAAGCGCCTGTTACGTGTGAAGCCGGGAATAACTTCACTGGGGCAGGTTAAATTTGGCTATGCTGAAAATGTAGGAGAAATGTTAAAGCGCTTGCGTTACGATTTACTTTATATTGATAATGCTTCTCTTGCGCTTGACATTAGGGTGATGATCCTCACAGCCATGGTGATGATTCAGGGTAAGGGAAAATAACAGTCTGATTTCCTTGTCTGGAAATTCTGATGTTGAAACATATAAAAAAGGTCCTGGAACTGCTCCAGGACCTTTTTTTGCCTGCTCCCATAATTCAAGTTCAACCCATATGAGCCATTTTTATGATCTGCCATTGATTGAAATAAGATTGGTGTGCTATAGCTGAAAAGAAAGAAGGGACTGCTGATCGTCAGCAGTCCCTTTTGACATTTTTGGCAGGCTCGCTGGCCTGCTCCTACTCTATGAACAGCCTTTTATGTAAGCTTTGCAGGGCATCTGTTTTGTACTGTGATGGGATGAGCAGCGACAGGTTGTGCCTGCTGCCACCATAGGAGATCATACGGACCGGCAGGTGCTGCACAGCCTCAAGTGCCTGGGCAGCTTTGCCGCGCTGGGCTATCAGGTTATAGCCAGCCATACAGATAATGGTTTGGTTCTCATCTACCTCTACGGTACCGTAAGGGCTAAGGGCTTCTTTTATTGCCGGAAGGTTGGAGGCATCGTCAATAGTAAGCGATACGGCCACCTCCGAGGTGGTAATCATGTCGATAGGGGTACGCTGCTGCTCAAAAACCTCAAACACACGACGCAGGAAACCATAGGCCATTAACATGCGGCCGCTTCTGATTTTGATGGCTGTAATGCCATCCTTTGCGGCAATGGCCCTGATGCCAGCCTCTTCTGCTGTTGCACTGATCAGCGTTCCCTCGTCCTGAGGCTTCATGGTATTCAGCAAACGCACAGGTATATTATACTTCTGGGCAGGTAAGATGCTGCTGGGGTGCAGAATCTTGGCGCCAAAATAAGCCAGCTCTGCGGCTTCATCGAAAGACATATGTGCCAGCGGTTTTGTATTGGCCACTACGCGGGGATCGTTGTTGTGCATGCCACTGATGTCTGTCCAGATCTGGACCTCATCTGCTTTTATCGCGGCGCCTACCAGGGAAGCCGTGTAATCGCTGCCACCCCTGCGCAGGTTATCTATTTCGCCGCGGTGGTTGCGGCAAATGTAGCCCTGTGTAATATATATGCCGGAAGGATTCTCTCCCAGCAGCGGAAGTGCCAGATCCCGTATTGTCTCTATCTCGGGTTCTCCCCACTGGTCTATCCGCATAAAATCAAGTGCAGGCAGTAGCGTAGATTTAATATCCCGCTCCTGCAAAAAAGCAGAGAATAAGCGTGTTGAGAGTAATTCTCCCTGGGCCAGTGCCTCTTTTTCCTCTACAATGCCAAAGCCTTCCTTGCTAAGCAGCCGCTCGAGCCAGCCAAAATGATCCTGGAGTATCTGATTGCCTTGCTGCCTGCCCGCTTCTGTCCTGAGCAGCTCCGGTACAAATGCCAGGTATTTCTCCTGCAGCTGATCCAGCTGAATAAGGGCTTTGTTGTTGCGACCTTCTGTGGCCAGCGCAGACATTTCTACCAGGGCATTGGTTGTGCCCGATACAGCCGATAATACCACCACCACCGGTTGTGGTTGCCGAAGGGTTAGTTCTGCAACAGTGCTCATCCGCTCGGGGCTGCCTACCGAGGTGCCTCCGAATTTAATTACTCTCATCTTGCTTTTATTCTAGGTTTTGTTTTAGGCCTAACATTTTTACTGCTGTAATAGCGGCTTCGTCGCCTTTATTGCCATGCTTTCCGCCTGCCCTGTCCAGTGCCTGCTGGTGTGTATTGGGAGTGAGTACACCAAATATTACTGGCTTGTTGTATTTCAAGCTCACATTAGTAATGCCATGGGCAACGGCATCGCAAATAAAATCAAAGTGCCGGGTTTCTCCCTGAATTACACAGCCAAGGCAAATCACGGCATCTATATCAGCGCGTTCTGCCATCCACTGGGCACCCAGGCTCAGCTCATAGCTGCCCGGAACTGTCTGGCTCACAATATTTTTTTCTTTGGCACCATGCTCTAGCAGGGTTTGGTAGGCGCCATGATAAAGCGCCTCTGTTACCTCATCATTCCACTCCGATACAATAATGCCAAAGCGTTTGCTTCCGATATCTACAAGATTTTTATTGCTGTAGGAGCTTAGGTTTTTTAAAGATGATGCCATATAAATTAGTAGTAATGTTGTGGGTAGTGGGTATTTGTACTGCTGTAAGAGCTAAATGTTAATGATAGGCAGAAGTAGATTTTGGTTTTGCTCCTTCACGCACTGTTTTAAGACTAGCATAAAAATGAAAAAGGGATAAAGTGTCTGGCACCTTATCCCTTTTGTAAAATTATTATACAAAGAGCTTATTTCGATGCCATAGCCTCGAGTTTAGCCTTTTGTTTTCGGGCATTCTCGTACTCATTGGCACCGTAGTATTTCTCTGTTATTTCAGTATAACGCTCTAATGCAGCCTGGTTGTTACCAGCCAGTTCATGGGCAATAGCAGCTTTCTCCAGGTAAATAGGAGAAAAGAACTTATTGGTTTTGTAGTTGGCAGCTTCACTGTAAAGTTCAGCGGCTTTGCCATACTGCTTAAGCTCCATATAAGCATCGCCGGTAAGGGCGTATGCCCGCGCCTGCACCAGCAAATCATCAGAGCTGAAGTCTTCCAGATAATC of the Flammeovirgaceae bacterium 311 genome contains:
- a CDS encoding 6,7-dimethyl-8-ribityllumazine synthase (COG0054 Riboflavin synthase beta-chain), producing the protein MASSLKNLSSYSNKNLVDIGSKRFGIIVSEWNDEVTEALYHGAYQTLLEHGAKEKNIVSQTVPGSYELSLGAQWMAERADIDAVICLGCVIQGETRHFDFICDAVAHGITNVSLKYNKPVIFGVLTPNTHQQALDRAGGKHGNKGDEAAITAVKMLGLKQNLE
- a CDS encoding glycosyltransferase (COG3307 Lipid A core - O-antigen ligase and related enzymes): MSSVYKTKVLPQHWVVTLLGMFAFFIPLHRTAAMVSLILAIVVYLVTKQFKEPIISRSAIVLAPTLLYVLYFFNLLFHYSPATSWFPLEKKILLLLFPVFVYFVNVSSRQLLQLLIFFIAGCAIFTFLSIYNAYVFYNLPTQHFELVHLPHQLAIDLHAPYLSLLLTLANFSILYIVRSQKRFYLSLLLVFYFTVLIIIISSRTAFILNLLVLFAFLFDRAVSLKREKVFYISSVIFLFGVFLLFMSYGHMQERFMSVFRGSGEGVSERLLVYKAAIAIISDFPLSGVGVQHVQDVLVQYYMQFDYAPSMYVLNPHNEYLYSGVAMGVLGICFMLAMLLTPIYLCFKNGRFLLMLPYIIFAVAFLTEVLLERFWGVASFVLFYTLFIRLSSESKPILQDTASEKLLINVAKYQ
- a CDS encoding aspartate kinase (COG0527 Aspartokinases); this translates as MRVIKFGGTSVGSPERMSTVAELTLRQPQPVVVVLSAVSGTTNALVEMSALATEGRNNKALIQLDQLQEKYLAFVPELLRTEAGRQQGNQILQDHFGWLERLLSKEGFGIVEEKEALAQGELLSTRLFSAFLQERDIKSTLLPALDFMRIDQWGEPEIETIRDLALPLLGENPSGIYITQGYICRNHRGEIDNLRRGGSDYTASLVGAAIKADEVQIWTDISGMHNNDPRVVANTKPLAHMSFDEAAELAYFGAKILHPSSILPAQKYNIPVRLLNTMKPQDEGTLISATAEEAGIRAIAAKDGITAIKIRSGRMLMAYGFLRRVFEVFEQQRTPIDMITTSEVAVSLTIDDASNLPAIKEALSPYGTVEVDENQTIICMAGYNLIAQRGKAAQALEAVQHLPVRMISYGGSRHNLSLLIPSQYKTDALQSLHKRLFIE
- a CDS encoding group 1 glycosyl transferase (COG0438 Glycosyltransferase) — protein: MLPNINKAALVHDWLITEGGAEKCVQSFLNVNPNFELYSLIDFFSDEYRQRMLQGKYAHTSFIQKLPTAKSNHRKFLPLFPLAVEQFNLTEYDLILSSSTSVSKGVLTHSNQLHICYCHSPMRYAWDLYYQYLEEAGLNKGVKAWLAKYMLHRMRTWDIISTNRVDHFIANSYFIARRIKKVYRRDADVIYPPVDTAAFKLHENKEEFYLTASRMVPYKKIDIIVEAFSHMPDKKLVVIGSGPDYDKIKAKATKNVELLGYQPFEELKHYMQRAKAFIFAAEEDFGIIPVEAQACGTPVIAYGRGGSLETVSAPHTGLFFYEQTAKAIGEAVKVFEAHKVSFDPFNIRQHAEKFSAKRFEEQIKDYISIKYQDFLTKGS
- a CDS encoding exopolysaccharide biosynthesis polyprenyl glycosylphosphotransferase (COG1086 Predicted nucleoside-diphosphate sugar epimerases), encoding MAVHRYSRFLNSFQILGDLAVLNLAFILAYFLKFGNSDFLDSHLYGELYYFFNISWLVLTALYKPFQIARTEVLSKVLRRQFSLIIIHLLVITAFLFIGKKIDYSREHLILTFALLVLIDFGWKGLFFYGLQSYRSYGYNTRNVVVMGYGDLAEELKKHFDEHPEYGYKLLGFFDNNRSGQSILGKMDDLKNYALQNEIDEIYCCLPYVRYTKVKELLDFADANIIKVKLIADFRGFSQKGFKLERYDNIPVLNITAIPLDEVKNRVLKRAFDVAFSLGVLAVISPFLLMVALIIKLTSRGPIFFVQERIGKDGQPFNIYKFRSMRIDAEKFGPALSSTNDPRITCWGRFMRKTRIDELPQFFNVLKGDMAIVGPRPERQYWINQIIETSPHYKRLLRVKPGITSLGQVKFGYAENVGEMLKRLRYDLLYIDNASLALDIRVMILTAMVMIQGKGK